TTTTGGAGTACCTTGAGAATATGAGTCTCTATATTTAGGAGTAGAGCAATTATGTTTTCAACAAAAGAGCAAAAAAGATATTGTAAATGGTTTTGGGATGAAACCCTTGGGGGAGAGTTCGATACTTGGGGAACTAGTACCTACTTTATGGAAGTAACGCAGGTAGGGAATGATTTATGTCCTACCCGACAAATAGAGGTTTACGAAAATGGTAATGTCTTATCCTATGATGACAACCATTTTGCTGATAATTACGGGATGTTGTGTGATAAACCTTTAAATAAAGCAGATTTACAAGAATTTGGCATTACAAAGGCAGAATTTGAACAAATTTGGAATACAAAAACACCAATAAATAGATGACCCTGATAAGGTGAAGCTAATCACTATGATGCTTCTAGCTAGGGGAAGTCCAACTGCGTTTAGCAGTCCAATGGCGATCGCTTGACTGATAAATCTGCACACCCACCAACCCTGCTGTTATAATCAATTGACCAACCTCCTCTAAAGTCAGGGCAGCATGGAGGGAGTCACGAAATAATTTTTTTTGATAATCGTCGTATTCGTCACCAATAGTAGATACTAAAGCATCCATAGTTACTTCATCTTCCGGCCGGAATAAGTCACGGATAAAAATGCCGCCATGAGGTTTACAGACGCGCTTGATTTCTGAGAAGAAAGGTAAAGGATCAGGTAAGTGATGAACTAGGCTATTAGAGATAACTAAATCAAACATTCCATCTTCATAAGGTAAACGTTTCGCATCCACCAGTTCCAAACGCAAGCGTTCTTGCAACCCAGCTTGCTGGACATGCTGTGCTGCAATTTGCAGCATATTTTCAGCCATATCAATTGCTATTAAATGCCACTGAGGCTTTTTCTGACATATTAAAACCGGAATACGACCAGGGCCAGTACCCACATCCAAAACTAAACCCTGTCCTTGTGGCCCGAAAGTTATAGCTTCTTCAGCAAAAGCATTATTTATTTCAGTAAAGTCCATTGCATCGTATTCACTAGCTTCTTCCCAGCTATCCATCACTTCCGGCTCTAATTGTCTTTCCATTGCTAATTCCTACATACACCTGGCATAAGTCAAAATTAGCAAGAAAAAGGAAACTAGAGCTAGAGATTATTATTAGGTATTCATTGCACCAATATTGAAACAACCTGGGAATTTTGGGGAACACTAAAGATGTCATCCCAGCTAACAGGAATGGTCAATGTCACACGGTGAAGGGAACAACAACACTAACAACAGAGTTCCTGCGCAAGTTGCCAAATACTTAAAACAGGTAAAGCGCAACACAATTACCCATGAGTTTGGCCAAGGCGTGCCGAAAGAATTACTGACTTCCCAAGAAAACGATAACCATTCATCAGAAGCAGCCAAGTTACTACGGCAAGGAATGCAACAGCAGCAAGCTGGGGATTTGATAGCAGCCATCAAGTCTTTAGAACAATCTTTAGAGATGTTTCAGTTAGCTGGGAATACACAACAGCAACAACAAGTCCTTTCTTTACTGGCATTAATAGCTTACACCTCTGGAGACTATAGAAGCGTTATTTCTTACTGTCAAAAGTGCTTATCTATCAAAGATAAACCAGACCTAACAGTCAAAATGCAGGTATTGTCTCATATAGGTAATGCTTACCGCCATCTCAACGACCATAACAAAGCTAGTGAATTTCTTGAAGCCTGTTTGCAACTAACTCAACAGTTACAAGATAAGCGTAGTCAGGTAGCAGCCTTAAATAATTTAGGATTGGTATACAAAGCCTCTGGTAATTTTACTCAAGCGATAGAGTATCAAGAGCAAAGCCTGAAAATTGTCCAAGAACTCAAAGATAACTGGGGAATAGAACAGGTTTTGAAAAATTTGGGCAATACTTGGTATGCTTTGGACAACTACCCAAAAGCGATCGCCTACTACGAAAAATGTGTCAAAATCTCACTTAGCCTCAATAATCCTCGTAGTGCGGCTCAAGTATTAAAAAATTTAGGGAATGCTTGCTATGCAATAGGTGATTATGCCAAAGCAATTAAATATTATGAAAAACGTTTGCAATTAGCTAGAGAACTCAAAGATCAGCGTAGTGAAGAACAATCTCTTGGTACTTTAGGAGTTGCTTGTGAAGCTCTAGGAGACCACAGCAAAGCCATAATATATTATGAAGCACGCTTGTTGTTAGCTAGAAGCCTTAAAGACAAGCGGATTGAAGAACAAGCTCTCGCTAGCCTTAAAATTGCCTGCTATGCGTTAGGAGATTACGCCAAAGCAATGCAATATCAACAAGGGACGTAAATAATTACTAATTCGTAACGATGCTCCGCCCCGCTACGCTAACGTAATTCGTAATTAAAGAGGGTATAGCAAAATACCCGACTTATGAAAAAATCGGGCATTTATAATCTATGCTTTTACCGTTTAATTACTTGTTAAAAGCGTCTTTGATGTTATCAATAGTACGCTCAACGGCATTGAGGTTGTTGTCTACTGCTCTTTCTGTACGCGCAGCATCTTCGTCGGCTCTTCTTTGAATGCGAGACGCATCTTTGTTAGCTTTGCGCTCTACAGCACTACCAGTTTCGTCTGCATCATTGACACGGTTAGCATTTGATCTAGCTGCATCTTTAACTGTAGATTTTGTGTCGCGGATGAACTCTTTGGATTTTTCGCGTAAACCTTCGGTAGCGTCAGAAGAGGCGATTAAATATGTAGAGGTTCCAGCCATCGCTGAGGTATTAGCGAAAAATGTACCTTGCCAAACGAAAGCGATCGCAGATAAACAAAATACGGCTGTAGCTATCCAACGTCCTAAACCTGAGAACTTTTTCATAAAATTATTCAGTTCCATAGAATCATTAAGCATTCTATTTTTACTGTATCTAGCTCATCAGCCATATCGTTCTCTAGGCTGAGGTTTGATTGTCAAAAGTGATTAGATAAAATCGCTCTTTTAATAGATTGATTGAATAAACTCGATATTTTAAATTAGTTTTATTTACAGATTTTAATATATATAAACCTATAAGTTTTTTTATGTATAAATTTAAGTAACTCTATAGTTATAAATATAGGGTAGGCATAATGCCCACCCTAAAAAATAGAGAATTTCCTTTGAGAAAATCTCCATGTCAAAACAGAATTAACCTACAGTAGATGGTTGCTTCTGAAAGTAAGCTTCTATTACTCTTTCTGCAATTTGACGACCAGTTAAGCCTAATTCTGCCTTAGATTCTTCTGGAGTAGCGTGTTCCACCAACACATCAGGAATACCGATGCGCTTGATAGGAACTAAAACATCAGCATCTAATAAGGCTTCTGCAACTGCGGAACCAAAGCCGCCCATGACACACCCTTCTTCGAGGGTGACGACTTTGCCGATTTTCTTAGCCAAAGGCAGAATTAATTCTGTGTCCAAGGGTTTCACAAACCGAGCATTAATTACAGTTGCTTCAATGCCATGTTCACTGAGAATTTCCGCCGCCTGCATACTGGGGTAAACCATTGTGCCGTAGCCAATGAGTAACACATCGTCACCGTTGCGGAGAATTTCGCCTTTACCGATTTCCAAAGGTTCCCAACCTTCTTCCATCAGAGGGACACCATAGCCATTACCGCGAGGGAAACGCATAGCGATCGCACCATCGGTATAGTTAATACCAGTGACTATCATGCTTTGGAGTTCGGCTTCGTCTTTAGGAGCCATCAGCACAATGTTGGGAATGCAGCGCAGATAGGCAATATCATACATACCTTGATGGGTGGGGCCATCAGAACCCACAATGCCAGCCCGATCCAAACAGAAAAATACTGGTAAATTTTGGATACAGACATCATGGATAATTTGGTCGTATGCCCGTTGCAAGAAAGTAGAGTAGATGGCGGCGACGGGACGCATCCCTTCAGTCGCCAACCCCGCAGCTAGAGTGACAGCGTGTTGTTCAGCGATACCCACATCAATATATTGATTGGGCAGTTTGGCTTGCAACTTATCTAAACCTGTTCCTGTCGCCATAGCCGCAGTAATCCCGATAATTTTCGGGTTTTGTTCGGCAAGCTTCACTAGGGTATGAGAGAAGACTTTGGCATAGGAAGGAGGTTTGGGTTTGCTGGAAGGAATTGCTTTACCAGTTGTCAGATTAAAAGGAGTTTGGGCGTGATAGCCTACTTGGTCTTTTTCGGCGAGTTCATAACCTTTCCCTTTAGTTGTGGCTACATGAACTAACACTGGTCCAGCTATTTGGTGTGCTTGTTGGAATGTAGCAATCAATTCCTCTAAATTATGCCCATCGACTGGCCCCATGTAGGTGAAGCCCAGTTCTTCAAACACAGCACCCACTTTGGGAACAGCCAACCGCTTCATCCCTTCCTTGATTCGTCCTAGTTCGGGAGACCAAGTTTCGCCCACGAAGGGAATGTGTTTAAACTGTTCCTCAAAATTATCCTTGATAAACTGCACCGGAGGACTGAGGCGCATTTTGTTGAGATAGCGAGGAATTGCCCCAACGTTGGGAGAGATAGACATCTCATTATCATTGAGAACAACTAGGAGGTTGGTTTTAGGCAAGTGTCCAGCGTGGTTGATGGCTTCCAACGCCATACCGCCAGTTAATGCACCATCACCTATCACCGCAGCGACTTTAAACTTTTCCCCATTCATATCTCTGGCTAAAGCCATGCCCAATGCGGCGGAGATGCTGGTGGAAGCATGTCCTGCACCAAAATGATCAAATTTATTTTCACCACGTTTGAGATAACCAGCAATTCCATCTTTTTGTCTGAGGGTGTGGAAGTTGCTGTAACGCCCTGTAATCAGTTTATGGGGATAAGCTTGGTGTCCTACGTCCCAGATAACTTTATCCCTGTCTAAATCTAGAGTCTGGTAAAGCCCCAGTGTTAACTCGACAACACCCAAGCCAGGCCCCAAATGTCCACCAAATTCGGCTACTGTTTGTAAATGTTTATCTCGAATTTGACGGGCGATTTGTTGCAGTTGCCGGATAGATAGACCGTGCAGCTGATTGGGATGTGTGATTTCACTCAGATGCATATTATAGGGTTTTCCTCTCTAATCTCTACTTTTGGTATTCTGATTCTCCCACGGTCGGGTAGCCCAGAAAATTGAACTGTTACTAAGTAGCAATCTAAAATGTATTTACAAATGATGGGTAATTAAGCACTAGGCTTTAAGCATTTTTTACTAGTAATTACGCCTTATACCCTACACCGTAAAATTACTTTAAAGAGTGTAATTAGATTCATTTTGCAAAAATTACCAAGTTGTTGATGATTGTGATCAATTCCTCGTTGGGGTGGTCAATAGTCAACAGTCCATAGTCTAAAGCCCATAGCCCGTAATCAAAAATTGATTAGTATTGGCTATGTCATATTTTTAGTTTTGCTTTGGGGTTTTTACTTAATTATATAACTAAGGTAATTGTGGACTGTCGGTAGTCGTTGGAACTACTGGTGTTTCTGGTTGTTGTTGTTGTCTTTGCAAATATTTACTCAGCAAATAAGCCATGTCTCCACGAGTCATAGGTTTTAGTGGGGATATGTTATTCTGAGCATCAGTGTTGATAAATCCTTCTGTGACTACAGTGGCGATCGCTTTTCTCGCCCAAGGGGGAATAGATGCGGCATCAGGATAAGGCGCAAGTGTTTCG
Above is a genomic segment from Nostoc sp. MS1 containing:
- a CDS encoding class I SAM-dependent methyltransferase, which codes for MERQLEPEVMDSWEEASEYDAMDFTEINNAFAEEAITFGPQGQGLVLDVGTGPGRIPVLICQKKPQWHLIAIDMAENMLQIAAQHVQQAGLQERLRLELVDAKRLPYEDGMFDLVISNSLVHHLPDPLPFFSEIKRVCKPHGGIFIRDLFRPEDEVTMDALVSTIGDEYDDYQKKLFRDSLHAALTLEEVGQLIITAGLVGVQIYQSSDRHWTAKRSWTSPS
- a CDS encoding tetratricopeptide repeat protein codes for the protein MSHGEGNNNTNNRVPAQVAKYLKQVKRNTITHEFGQGVPKELLTSQENDNHSSEAAKLLRQGMQQQQAGDLIAAIKSLEQSLEMFQLAGNTQQQQQVLSLLALIAYTSGDYRSVISYCQKCLSIKDKPDLTVKMQVLSHIGNAYRHLNDHNKASEFLEACLQLTQQLQDKRSQVAALNNLGLVYKASGNFTQAIEYQEQSLKIVQELKDNWGIEQVLKNLGNTWYALDNYPKAIAYYEKCVKISLSLNNPRSAAQVLKNLGNACYAIGDYAKAIKYYEKRLQLARELKDQRSEEQSLGTLGVACEALGDHSKAIIYYEARLLLARSLKDKRIEEQALASLKIACYALGDYAKAMQYQQGT
- the dxs gene encoding 1-deoxy-D-xylulose-5-phosphate synthase is translated as MHLSEITHPNQLHGLSIRQLQQIARQIRDKHLQTVAEFGGHLGPGLGVVELTLGLYQTLDLDRDKVIWDVGHQAYPHKLITGRYSNFHTLRQKDGIAGYLKRGENKFDHFGAGHASTSISAALGMALARDMNGEKFKVAAVIGDGALTGGMALEAINHAGHLPKTNLLVVLNDNEMSISPNVGAIPRYLNKMRLSPPVQFIKDNFEEQFKHIPFVGETWSPELGRIKEGMKRLAVPKVGAVFEELGFTYMGPVDGHNLEELIATFQQAHQIAGPVLVHVATTKGKGYELAEKDQVGYHAQTPFNLTTGKAIPSSKPKPPSYAKVFSHTLVKLAEQNPKIIGITAAMATGTGLDKLQAKLPNQYIDVGIAEQHAVTLAAGLATEGMRPVAAIYSTFLQRAYDQIIHDVCIQNLPVFFCLDRAGIVGSDGPTHQGMYDIAYLRCIPNIVLMAPKDEAELQSMIVTGINYTDGAIAMRFPRGNGYGVPLMEEGWEPLEIGKGEILRNGDDVLLIGYGTMVYPSMQAAEILSEHGIEATVINARFVKPLDTELILPLAKKIGKVVTLEEGCVMGGFGSAVAEALLDADVLVPIKRIGIPDVLVEHATPEESKAELGLTGRQIAERVIEAYFQKQPSTVG